GGTGGCTTGCGGTGGTAGCTGTACTGTATCTATCGGTACTGCAGGGCTGCGTGGAGGAGTCGGTCTCCACCGATTTTGTTGCGCGCGTTGGTGCCGAAATGTTGCTCGAGGAGGACCTCTCCGAAATGCTCGCTTCGATCCCGATCGGGCGCGACTCAATGGCGATTCGTAAGCAGCTTGTGGATAAGTGGGTGGTCAACGCACTCCTCGAACAGGAAGCACGACGCATCGATCTCTCCAGCGATCCTGAAGTGCGCCGACTTCTCGATGAGAATGAGCACTCGGTTCTCGTAAGTGCCTACGTGAATCGACTGTACGAGGAAAACGAGATCGAGCCGACCAGTGAGGAAGCCGCCCGGTTCTATGAGGTGAACAAGGAGCGCCTTAGACTACGCGAGCCGTTTGTCCGGATTCGCTATCTGGCAAGTACGGACCGGGACAGCGTGTTGGCTGCCCGACGAGCTCTTCAGCTTGCGATGAGGGGCCCCTATGCTGATTCCCTCTGGCTTGGGATTGTGAGTCGATATGCCGCGGATCCGGCCGGTTCGATGGCGCTGTCGGAAAATCATTTCGCACAAAGTCGACTGCTGGTGACGTTTCCGGCAGTTCAAGAAGTGATGCTACGCCTCGGAGAACGTGAGATGTCGCGAGTGATTCGTGACGCAGATCAATATCATCTCGTACAGATCATCGACCGGGTTACAGAGGGCTCTATTCCGGAGATGCGTTGGGTTGAGGACGAGATCAGGCGTCAGCTTATCCTGCAGGGTCGGAAACAGACCTTTGCCAGAACGGTTCAGAATCTGCGCAATATGGCTACGGCACGGAATGATCTCGAGGTTCGAATCCGAGATGACGACGAGGCCCAATAGTCTGAGCAATATTCCCGTGCTATGGCGCGTTTGCGACGGAGACCCACCACCACTATGTCAATACTCCCACTTCCTTACATGAACAGACATTCGGCGCCTCTGTGGATTCAGTTACTTATTCTCGTGGTCGTCGCCGCGGCGCCTCCGGTCCATGGTCAGGACCGACCGGTGATGGACGAGATCGTCGCAGTAGTGGACGGTGACATCTTGCTACGATCAGACGTCAACGGTCTCGTATTCAACGCTGTCCAGCAGGGCTCGGTGCAATATTCCACGGAGCTCTGGTTCGACGCGCTCAATCAGTTGATTGACCAGAAGGTGCTGGCAGCGCATGCCAAGCGCGACACTAATTTCACGGTGACTGATGAACAGATTGACCAAGTGCTTGACCAGCGGATTGCATCAATGTCATCTCAGGT
This sequence is a window from Rhodothermales bacterium. Protein-coding genes within it:
- a CDS encoding peptidylprolyl isomerase, with product MNGTQPLLTGGLRWWLAVVAVLYLSVLQGCVEESVSTDFVARVGAEMLLEEDLSEMLASIPIGRDSMAIRKQLVDKWVVNALLEQEARRIDLSSDPEVRRLLDENEHSVLVSAYVNRLYEENEIEPTSEEAARFYEVNKERLRLREPFVRIRYLASTDRDSVLAARRALQLAMRGPYADSLWLGIVSRYAADPAGSMALSENHFAQSRLLVTFPAVQEVMLRLGEREMSRVIRDADQYHLVQIIDRVTEGSIPEMRWVEDEIRRQLILQGRKQTFARTVQNLRNMATARNDLEVRIRDDDEAQ